One Kazachstania africana CBS 2517 chromosome 5, complete genome DNA window includes the following coding sequences:
- the KAFR0E00110 gene encoding uncharacterized protein, with amino-acid sequence MSLLFLKKMLRTGALLGLCSLMLCAMPGFGTHAVALVKRGWKSFLLNAGTVFFGEIATGAYYVKALTCNEAAMVAIIGANVEGAVACIGAYVVGAAAAAIFAGLAAEGGSAGWVWWKGSGIAKRDTVITQELPLANMTLYGGPAVTSYHIDYLNQTLGKYFENVGFVSKAGNGLEDGITKRSILPEMVVWRIEESTHNVTVLVADEHFEKSVTAYRSYIDSNYTYFGKRDDGEWLSYNTYGFNVAASEFWALDMKEDANAAANDIGNMVVSQIQPCTETDCYGVENKFCASWGDSETMGDRSIIVGEVYIAAYGGIDTECQSG; translated from the coding sequence ATGTCTTTActtttcttaaaaaaaatgttaaGAACAGGCGCATTATTGGGTTTATGCAGTTTAATGCTTTGCGCAATGCCCGGTTTTGGAACCCATGCTGTCGCTTTGGTTAAGAGAGGTTGGAAGAGCTTTCTTCTTAATGCAGGTACTGTATTTTTTGGTGAGATTGCAACAGGTGCGTATTATGTGAAAGCCCTTACATGTAATGAGGCTGCTATGGTGGCAATTATTGGCGCGAACGTTGAAGGTGCAGTGGCTTGTATTGGTGCTTATGTTGTCGGTGCTGCTGCTGCGGCTATATTTGCTGGACTCGCTGCAGAAGGTGGTAGCGCTGGTTGGGTTTGGTGGAAGGGATCAGGGATTGCCAAAAGGGATACGGTTATCACTCAAGAGTTACCGCTCGCTAATATGACACTGTACGGTGGCCCAGCAGTTACAAGCTATCATATTGACTACCTTAATCAAACTCTAGGAAAGTATTTTGAGAATGTAGgttttgtttcaaaagcCGGTAATGGACTGGAAGATGGCATTACAAAACGTAGCATCTTGCCTGAAATGGTAGTTTGGAGAATCGAAGAATCTACCCATAATGTGACAGTATTGGTCGCTGACGAgcattttgaaaaatctgtCACTGCTTACAGGTCATATATTGATAGCAATTACACCTACTTTGGCAAACGTGATGACGGCGAATGGTTAAGTTATAATACATATGGCTTTAATGTTGCTGCTTCTGAGTTTTGGGCTTTGGATATGAAAGAAGACGCCAATGCAGCAGCGAACGACATCGGAAATATGGTTGTTTCTCAAATTCAGCCATGCACGGAAACAGATTGTTATGGGgtagaaaataaattctgTGCTTCTTGGGGAGATAGTGAAACAATGGGAGACCGGTCTATTATCGTCGGAGAAGTTTATATTGCCGCATACGGGGGAATTGATACTGAATGTCAAAGTGGTTAG
- the KAFR0E00115 gene encoding uncharacterized protein, with the protein MFLLILYFLLPLALCEITIPDVGDGWFPTSSSDCGTNLISAHSFYAYWDGDLPNSNDVNFAGALDDIVLVRDNAGGNIQAIRVSQDDYMIGTFGGNQLDSISSDLLDTYAAVLIVENGINDYFYIESITGDPKTTYGFIAATGDLSFEYVTEAIKFWSRGESYNFATSRQFINEYNLCEHSADDAYTLINSSYFGDCISITYNSSQTLEEQTGLATDLLYVYNGGTTSFNDGDKVCVSIGAVPDNTQ; encoded by the coding sequence ATGTTCCTATTAATCCTGTATTTTTTACTTCCTCTAGCCCTCTGTGAAATAACTATACCAGATGTGGGCGATGGATGGTTTCCCACTTCATCAAGCGATTGCGGCACTAATCTAATTTCCGCTCACAGTTTTTATGCTTATTGGGATGGCGACTTGCCAAATTCTAATGATGTCAACTTTGCAGGTGCTCTAGACGATATTGTGCTGGTTCGAGATAATGCAGGGGGAAATATTCAAGCAATCAGAGTAAGTCAGGATGATTACATGATAGGCACATTTGGAGGTAATCAGCTTGACTCTATATCTAGCGACCTTCTCGATACTTATGCTGCTGTTCTAATAGTCGAAAATGGAATAAATGATTACTTTTATATTGAATCTATTACCGGTGACCCAAAAACTACCTATGGGTTTATCGCCGCAACAGGAGATCTAAGTTTTGAGTATGTCACTGAGGCAATAAAGTTTTGGAGTAGGGGTGAAAGCTACAATTTTGCCACCAGCAGAcaatttattaatgaatataatttatGCGAGCACTCAGCCGACGACGCATATACCTTGATCAACTCGTCATATTTTGGTGACTGCATTTCGATTACTTATAACTCTTCACAAACTTTAGAGGAGCAGACTGGCTTAGCAACTGATCTTCTCTATGTTTACAATGGTGGTACAACTTCTTTTAATGACGGCGATAAGGTCTGTGTTTCTATTGGTGCTGTCCCCGACAATACTCAATAG
- the KAFR0E00120 gene encoding alkene reductase — protein sequence MPFAEQKNAVPLEGTNLFKPIKIGNTTLSHRAVMAPLTRLRASWPGQVPNTKLATEYYDQRSKRKGTMILSEAAVISPQTGGINHAPGIWNDEQVAEWKKIIKKVHDNGSYFWVQFWALGRHAHPGNLAGDGLRYVSASDDVYIDPVREEIAMYANNQQHGLTKEEIKSFVADFANAAKNSIKAGADGVEVHSAFGFILNQFLDPKSNKRTDGYGGSIENRSRFTLEVIDACIDAVGAERVGVRLSPWAVYGSMSGGEDPTLLATYAYILGELEKRGKAGNRIAFIDLIEPRITDPFSPEGQNEYKKGNNDFAYSVWKGPIIRSGNLTLHPKAVKEMVEDERTLVAYGRFWISNPDLIDRVEKGLPLNKYDRKTFFGRTEVGLTDYPTYEEALKLGWDKK from the coding sequence ATGCCATTTGCTGAACAAAAGAATGCAGTTCCTTTAGAAGGTACCAACCTATTTAAGCCAATCAAGATTGGTAACACTACCTTAAGTCACCGTGCCGTTATGGCACCTTTGACTAGATTAAGAGCTAGCTGGCCTGGTCAGGTACCTAACACTAAGCTTGCCACTGAATATTACGATCAACGTTCCAAAAGAAAGGGTACAATGATTCTTTCCGAGGCTGCTGTAATTTCTCCCCAAACTGGTGGTATCAACCATGCTCCTGGTATTTGGAACGACGAACAAGTTGCTGAATGGAAGAAGATCATCAAGAAGGTCCATGACAACGGATCCTACTTTTGGGTCCAGTTTTGGGCTCTAGGTAGACATGCGCATCCTGGTAATTTAGCTGGAGACGGTTTGAGATATGTCTCTGCTTCTGATGATGTATACATTGACCCTGTTCGTGAAGAAATCGCTATGTATGCAAACAACCAACAGCACGGATTgaccaaagaagaaatcaagaGTTTCGTTGCTGATTTTGCCAATGCCGCCAAAAACTCCATCAAAGCCGGTGCTGATGGTGTCGAAGTTCACAGTGCTTTCGGTTTTATCTTAAACCAATTTTTAGACCCAAAATCAAACAAAAGGACTGATGGATATGGTggttcaattgaaaatagatCTCGTTTCACCTTAGAAGTTATTGATGCATGCATTGACGCCGTTGGTGCCGAAAGAGTTGGTGTGAGGTTATCTCCTTGGGCTGTATACGGTTCTATGTCTGGTGGTGAGGATCCTACATTATTAGCAACGTATGCTTACATTCTTGGTGAATTAGAGAAGAGAGGCAAAGCTGGAAACCGTATAGCATTCATTGATCTTATTGAACCTCGTATCACTGACCCTTTCTCACCAGAAGGTCAAAATGAATACAAAAAGGGTAACAATGACTTCGCTTATTCTGTTTGGAAGGGACCAATCATTAGATCTGGTAATCTAACTTTGCATCCTAAGGCTGTGAAAGAGATGgttgaagatgaaagaaCTTTAGTTGCTTATGGTAGATTCTGGATTTCAAATCCTGATTTGATTGATCGCGTCGAAAAGGGATTACCATTAAACAAATATGACAGAAAAACATTCTTCGGACGTACTGAGGTAGGATTAACTGATTATCCAACTTATGAGGAAGCGTTGAAGTTGGGATGGGATAAGAAATAG
- the KAFR0E00130 gene encoding uncharacterized protein encodes MLFCLALFFLIQTVFSELTLPDTIADVFPSSQANCSEGTFMMTHEWFAYWDGVLPNDTVADAAEFVAQLTRNPYGDAGNNQLYKLTDTGYTVAVFGGIQVNDYMEFLLTALGTYITNANGVNNYFYLESHTGDPKTTYGFIVAKEEYESYVDEAVKTWSMGKSYDLYNSTTQSIGNINICQQLAEEAYAPVNSADFGECISIFYDSSKTIEEQTGLTDDLLYVYNNGTVSFNDGDRVCISLGTASE; translated from the coding sequence ATGTTGTTTTGTTTAGCGTTATTCTTCCTCATCCAAACCGTCTTTTCTGAACTTACTCTTCCAGATACCATAGCAGATGTATTTCCATCCTCTCAAGCTAACTGCTCAGAAGGAACTTTCATGATGACGCATGAATGGTTCGCTTACTGGGATGGAGTTTTGCCCAATGATACTGTAGCGGATGCGGCAGAGTTTGTAGCCCAGTTGACCCGGAATCCTTACGGAGATGCCGGAAACAACCAATTGTATAAACTAACTGACACTGGATATACTGTCGCTGTTTTTGGAGGAATTCAAGTTAATGATTATATGGAGTTCTTGTTGACTGCCTTGGGCACCTACATCACCAATGCTAATGGTGTTAACAACTATTTCTATCTTGAATCTCATACAGGTGACCCAAAAACTACTTATGGTTTTATTGTTGCTAAGGAAGAATATGAATCTTATGTTGATGAGGCTGTCAAGACATGGAGTATGGGTAAGAGTTATGATCTCTACAATAGTACTACCCAATCTATTGGTAACATTAACATCTGCCAACAACTAGCGGAAGAAGCTTATGCCCCGGTTAACTCGGCTGATTTTGGTGAATGCATCTCAATTTTCTATGATTCGTCAAAGACTATTGAGGAACAGACTGGTTTGACAGATGATCTATTGTACGTCTACAATAATGGCACTGTTTCCTTTAATGATGGTGACAGAGTTTGTATCTCTCTTGGTACAGCAAGCGAATAA
- the KAFR0E00140 gene encoding MFS transporter has product MMLTCINYMGSSIYTPGQGGIQDDFHVGHVTATLNLSLYVLGYGLGQIFFSPLSEVAKIGRQQIYIITFFIFMLLQIGCATVQNIAGLVILRFITGILCSPSLSTGGASIADVIHPEKLTIYIALWAVGTVAAPIVGPLLGASMVVAKDWRWTFWLLFWLSIPCLVCCIFFFPETSASNILSRRASRVRAQTDDNRYFTEQEILDAGITSKEFLINTLYRPIEIIVKEPIVLAFDIYLALCYGTFYLFFEAFPIVFVENWGFTLIELGLSYFGFCVGCCIAFSVLLLFVHKVVKPRRKEGTFVPETFLLLAMSVSWGLPCALFLFGWAAMTHWIVPIIAEIFFVLCVFNLFQTAFSYLAMCYPKYIASVYAGNGFCRSVFACAFPLFGRAMYNNLAIDGYPVGWGSSIIGLVALALAFIPFVLYRYGEYLRSKSSFTR; this is encoded by the coding sequence ATGATGCTGACATGTATCAATTATATGGGATCATCAATTTATACACCGGGGCAAGGAGGGATCCAAGATGATTTTCACGTAGGTCACGTTACTGCCACActaaatttatcattgtACGTCCTTGGTTATGGGTTAGgtcaaatattcttttcacCACTTTCCGAAGTGGCCAAAATTGGCAGACAGcaaatttatattattactttctttatatttatgCTTTTGCAAATAGGGTGTGCTACAGTCCAGAATATTGCAGGACTCGTCATTTTGAGATTCATAACAGGCATCCTATGTTCACCTTCCTTATCGACCGGCGGTGCCTCAATTGCTGATGTGATTCACCCCGAGAAACTGACCATCTATATAGCGTTATGGGCTGTTGGTACTGTAGCTGCACCGATCGTTGGTCCACTATTGGGTGCATCTATGGTAGTTGCTAAAGATTGGAGATGGACTTTTTGGTTATTATTTTGGCTCTCTATTCCATGCCTGGTCTGTtgtatcttctttttccCTGAAACGTCAGCATCGAATATTCTGTCAAGAAGAGCTTCTAGAGTTAGAGCACAAACAGATGACAATAGATATTTCACGGAACAAGAAATCCTTGATGCTGGTATAACTTCTAAAGAGTTCTTGATCAATACGCTTTATAGACCGATTGAAATCATTGTTAAAGAACCTATCGTCCTGGCATTCGATATATACTTAGCCCTTTGTTATGGTACCTTCtatcttttcttcgaaGCCTTTCCTATTgtatttgttgaaaattgGGGCTTCACTTTAATCGAATTAGGACTTTCTTATTTTGGATTTTGTGTTGGATGTTGTATTGCATTTTCGGTTCTGCTATTATTTGTACACAAAGTCGTAAAACCTAGACGTAAAGAAGGCACATTTGTCCCTGAAACATTTCTACTGCTCGCTATGTCAGTGAGTTGGGGCCTACCATGTGCATTGTTTCTGTTTGGATGGGCTGCAATGACACACTGGATAGTTCCGATAATAgcagaaattttctttgttttatGTGTCTTCAACCTATTTCAAACTGCTTTTTCATACTTAGCAATGTGTTATCCTAAATACATTGCCTCGGTCTACGCAGGTAATGGATTCTGTCGTTCTGTATTTGCCTGTGCTTTTCCACTATTTGGTAGGGCAATGTACAATAATTTAGCGATCGATGGTTATCCTGTGGGTTGGGGCTCATCTATTATTGGATTGGTAGCACTAGCACTAGCTTTTATTCCATTTGTTTTGTACAGATATGGTGAATATTTACgttcaaaatcatctttcACACGCTAA
- the KAFR0E00150 gene encoding uncharacterized protein, with the protein MHEYDFALHETEPIDKFLPTPVSSVAIRVTIHTRLGHPGLDFFNKSAHQLGSPTLKTGKIPLFPTCTLSRNIIKKGELSNTAYTQPLQLCKLIHAVVSAARLFTSDKFFLTIRDAYSRYYSLIHLKTKGEAAEKFIEWITATENYFSSRGSYRVGAIRTVRTDDAGGFKLNSA; encoded by the coding sequence ATGCACGAATACGACTTTGCGCTTCATGAAACGGAACCAATTGACAAGTTCCTCCCTACACCCGTTTCTAGTGTCGCAATCAGAGTTACTATCCACACTCGTCTAGGCCATCCAGGACttgactttttcaataagaGTGCCCACCAACTCGGATCTCCAACCCTGAAAACTGGCAAAATACCCCTCTTTCCCACTTGCACTTTATCCaggaatattattaaaaagGGTGAGCTATCTAACACTGCTTATACTCAACCACTGCAATTATGCAAACTGATTCATGCGGTGGTTTCCGCTGCAAGGCTATTCACCTCtgacaaatttttcttgaccATCCGTGATGCCTACTCCCGCTACTATTCACTAATCCATCTAAAGACCAAGGGAGAAGctgctgaaaaatttatcgaATGGATTACCGCTACTGAAAACTACTTCTCCTCAAGAGGCAGTTATCGTGTTGGTGCTATCCGTACGGTTCGTACGGATGACGCTGGCGGATTTAAACTCAACTCTGCATGA
- the OXP1 gene encoding 5-oxoprolinase (similar to Saccharomyces cerevisiae YKL215C): MAKRGNIRIAIDRGGTFTDVVANRGVEDSNGDIIIKLLSVDPNNYSDAPLEGIRRVLEIYENREIPRGIPLDISNVASIRIGTTLATNCALERNGERCAFITTKGFKDSLLIGDQTRPKIFNLKIEKPEPLYQIVAEIDERVTLEDFSEQYPFKKSISSSIDNTFEGTSGEIIRVLKKPNEQEVKEVLKNIFDSGIRALAIAFLYSYTYPAHEILVGKIAQEMGFKHVSLSHQVSPMIKFLPRAHSAVADAYLTPVIKDYLASISRGLANSENTSIQFMQSDGGLVDGDRFTGLKSILSGPAGGVVGYSKTCFDACNNIPLIGFDMGGTSTDVSRFGNNKLDHVFETKTAGIIIQSPQLDIHTVAAGGSSILSWENGLFKVGPDSATAEPGPAAYRKGGPLTITDANLILGRLVPEFFPNIFGLNCDESLDVVTTTNKFNELAKKINEDSSLNLSVAEIAHGFVKVANEAMARPIRAITEAKGHMVSQHRLVAFGGAGGQHAVSVAESLGIDTVIIHRYSSVLSAYGIFLANVVQEKQEPCSLIINDLGTISQVKARFDELSRLANNDLVEQGFALKDINIEKYVNLRYEGTETPLMVLQEEDDWNFEKKFSDNYKREFGFSFPDRKIVVDDIRVRAAGKSSVKVNESVDSQLQKLNGKYSLSDPTKQASYIKDVFFEDRFMKTPIYRIEDMPVGSKVSGPAILADGTQTNVIPPNAEAIVLESHIYVKIIRKTDVKETTQGDIIDPILLSIFSHRFMDIAEQMGNQLRKTSVSTNVKERLDFSCALFDPLGNLVANAPHVPVHLGSMSTCIAAQAKLWENKLKPGDVLITNHPDIGGTHLPDITVISPAFSETDELLFYVASRAHHADIGGILPGSIPPNSKELYEEGAAIYSELLVQKGIFQEDLVYRLLIEEPSKYPGCSGARRIHDNMSDLRAQVAANTKGIQIIEALVKEYTYPIILKYMNAIQLNASETIKVMLNKLVEYCGMSEFFGQDSMDDGSIIKLKVRFNVLTDEYIFDFTGTTHQVYANINAPKAITYSAILYCLRCLVGEDIPLNQGCLDPITVVIPEGSILSPNSSAAVVGGNVLTSQRVTDVIFKTLNIMADSQGDCNNLTFGTSSSKTGHGSEVSQGFGYYETICGGSGAGSNSWRGDGWHGSDAVHTNMTNTRMTDTEVFERRYPVILREFSVRRGSGGKGIYNGGQGVIRDIEFRIPVSVSILSERRVIAPHGLHKGADGQKGENLWIKKDTGTIINIGGKNTFQAQSGDRIIIKTPGGGGCGSAI, encoded by the coding sequence ATGGCCAAACGTGGGAATATAAGAATTGCCATTGATCGCGGTGGAACGTTTACTGATGTGGTTGCTAATAGAGGAGTTGAAGATTCAAATGGCGATATAATAATCAAACTTCTTTCAGTGGATCCAAATAACTACTCCGATGCCCCATTGGAGGGCATTAGAAGGGTACTTGAAATATATGAAAATAGAGAGATCCCAAGAGGAATTCCCTTGGACATATCTAATGTTGCAAGTATTAGAATAGGCACTACATTAGCTACCAATTGTGcattagaaagaaatgGTGAACGATGTGCCTTCATCACTACTAAGGGGTTTAAGGATTCATTGTTAATAGGCGATCAAACAAGACCAAAGATCtttaatttaaaaattgaaaaaccTGAGCCATTGTACCAAATTGTTGCTGAAATTGACGAGAGAGTAACCCTCGAAGATTTCTCTGAACAATAtcctttcaaaaaatctatatcatcatcaatagATAACACTTTCGAAGGAACCAGCGGTGAAATTATCAGAGTTCTCAAGAAACCGAATGAACAAGAGGTCAAAGAGGTGTTGAAGAACATTTTTGATAGTGGTATAAGAGCACTTGCTATAGCATTTCTGTATTCTTATACATACCCAGCtcatgaaattttggtGGGAAAAATTGCTCAAGAAATGGGATTCAAACATGTATCTCTATCCCATCAAGTTTCTCCTATGATTAAATTTTTACCAAGAGCACATAGTGCTGTCGCTGATGCATATCTTACTCCTGTAATTAAAGACTACCTAGCGAGCATTTCTAGAGGACTGGCTAATTCCGAAAATACCAGCATCCAGTTCATGCAGTCCGACGGTGGCTTGGTCGATGGTGACCGATTTACTGGACTCAAATCAATCCTGTCTGGTCCTGCAGGAGGTGTTGTAGGGTATTCTAAAACGTGTTTTGATGCCTGTAATAATATCCCATTGATTGGATTTGATATGGGAGGTACTTCCACCGATGTCAGTAGATTTGGAAATAACAAACTAGATCACgtttttgaaacaaaaactGCGGGAATAATTATTCAATCTCCACAACTAGACATACACACAGTAGCTGCCGGTGGAAGCTCCATTTTGAGTTGGGAGAATGGTCTCTTCAAGGTGGGACCAGATTCAGCAACTGCAGAGCCCGGCCCTGCAGCATATAGGAAAGGTGGTCCACTAACAATTACTGATGCAAATCTAATACTAGGTCGCTTGGTCCCAGAGTTCTTTCCCAATATATTTGGACTCAACTGTGATGAATCCTTAGATGTGGTTACAACTACTAACAAATTCAACGAATTAGCCAAGAAAATCAACGAagattcttctttgaatttgtcaGTCGCAGAAATTGCTCATGGGTTCGTTAAAGTTGCAAATGAGGCAATGGCAAGGCCAATAAGAGCTATTACCGAGGCCAAAGGGCATATGGTCTCCCAACATAGATTGGTGGCCTTTGGTGGCGCTGGTGGTCAACATGCTGTATCTGTTGCAGAATCTCTAGGCATTGACACGGTTATCATCCATAGATATTCTTCAGTATTATCTGCTTATGGTATATTCCTGGCAAATGTTGTTCAAGAGAAGCAGGAGCCATGCTCCTTAATCATTAACGATTTAGGCACAATTTCACAAGTAAAAGCTAGATTCGACGAATTATCTAGATTGGCAAACAATGATCTTGTTGAACAAGGATTTGCGTTAAAAGatattaatattgaaaaatatgtcAACTTAAGATATGAAGGTACAGAAACTCCATTAATGGTACTTCAGGAAGAGGATGATtggaattttgaaaaaaaattttctgataaTTATAAAAGGGAGTTTGGGTTTTCCTTTCCTGATAGAAAAATTGTAGTAGATGATATACGTGTAAGAGCTGCTGGAAAATCATCTGTGAAGGTTAATGAATCTGTGGATTCGCAATTGCAGAAACtaaatggaaaatattcaCTGTCAGACCCGACAAAACAGGCCTCTTACATCAAAGATGTATTTTTTGAGGACAGATTCATGAAAACACCTATTTATAGGATAGAGGATATGCCTGTTGGGTCAAAAGTTAGCGGACCCGCAATTTTGGCAGACGGTACGCAAACTAATGTGATCCCGCCAAATGCGGAAGCTATTGTCTTGGAATCTCACATATATGTGAAAATCATTAGGAAGACTGATGTAAAAGAGACTACTCAAGGGGATATAATTGACCCCATCTTATTATCGATTTTTAGCCACCGTTTCATGGACATTGCTGAGCAAATGGGTAATCAACTCAGAAAGACGTCAGTTTCTACTAATGTGAAAGAAAGACTTGATTTTTCATGTGCACTTTTTGACCCGTTAGGTAACCTAGTTGCTAACGCACCTCATGTACCTGTACATCTGGGATCAATGTCAACTTGCATAGCAGCTCAAGCCAAGTTGTGGGAAAACAAATTAAAACCTGGGGACGTTCTTATTACAAATCACCCAGATATAGGGGGAACCCATCTTCCTGATATTACTGTAATTTCTCCGGCTTTCTCTGAGACTGACGAATTGCTCTTCTATGTGGCGTCAAGAGCACATCATGCCGATATTGGTGGAATTTTACCTGGCTCCATCCCGCCTAACTCTAAAGAATTATATGAAGAAGGTGCTGCAATTTACTCAGAGCTCCTAGTTCAGAAGGGTATTTTTCAGGAAGATTTGGTTTATAGATTACTGATAGAGGAGCCTTCTAAATATCCTGGATGCTCTGGCGCAAGAAGAATTCATGACAATATGAGCGATCTTAGAGCTCAGGTTGCAGCTAATACAAAAGgtattcaaattatcgAAGCCCTGGTCAAAGAATACACCTATCCAATAATACTAAAATATATGAATgcaattcaattgaatgcTTCAGAGACGATAAAGGTAATGCTAAACAAACTGGTCGAGTATTGCGGAATGTCAGAATTTTTTGGCCAAGATTCTATGGATGATGGATcaataatcaaattaaaAGTGAGGTTCAACGTTTTAACAGacgaatatatttttgatttcacAGGAACAACACATCAAGTATATGCGAATATTAATGCCCCTAAAGCAATAACTTATTCTGCAATTTTGTACTGCTTGAGATGTTTGGTAGGAGAGGATATTCCTCTAAATCAAGGTTGCCTAGATCCTATAACTGTTGTAATACCTGAAGGTTCGATTTTGAGCCCAAATTCAAGTGCTGCTGTCGTAGGAGGCAACGTTTTAACGTCGCAAAGGGTGACTGATGTGATATTTAAAACTTTAAATATTATGGCCGATTCTCAAGGTGATTGCAATAATCTAACTTTTGGTACAAGTAGTAGTAAAACTGGACATGGAAGTGAAGTTTCGCAGGGTTTTGGATATTATGAAACAATTTGTGGAGGTTCTGGTGCAGGGAGTAATTCATGGAGAGGAGATGGGTGGCATGGAAGTGATGCTGTGCATACTAATATGACAAATACAAGAATGACAGATACtgaagtttttgaaagaaggTATCCTGTGATCCTTAGAGAATTTTCTGTAAGGAGAGGTTCTGGGGGCAAGGGTATTTATAACGGTGGACAAGGCGTAATAAGAGATATCGAATTCAGAATCCCAGTATCAGTTTCAATACTCTCTGAAAGACGTGTTATTGCGCCTCATGGGCTACACAAAGGTGCTGATGGCCAGAAGGGTGAAAATTTATGGATAAAAAAAGACACAGGCACCATCATAAATATTGGAGGCAAGAATACTTTCCAAGCTCAGTCAGGCGATAGGATAATTATAAAAACACCCGGTGGTGGAGGATGTGGCTCAGCCATTTAA
- the YRA2 gene encoding Yra2p (similar to Saccharomyces cerevisiae YRA2 (YKL214C); ancestral locus Anc_1.535), producing the protein METQGSRHHVTSYRRRDLRNSLESRLGMERDRRNVPTEPPKKRVKIKDIPLSVSDFTIEDLIKASNDDTDPVYIKFYDNKESRTCIFELTDKGKMESFVQHYNNHQLDDALLQVEIFEQHRKPNRPKSHGSYGSHYNRSQHGRPSNSGRRGVANKTKEKPKSIEDLDAELDAYMKS; encoded by the coding sequence ATGGAGACTCAAGGTAGCAGACATCATGTCACAAGTTACCGTCGTAGAGATTTAAGAAACTCTCTCGAATCTAGGCTGGGAATGGAAAGAGATCGTAGAAATGTACCAACAGAACCaccaaagaaaagagtCAAAATAAAGGACATCCCATTGTCTGTATCTGATTTCACAATAGAAGACCTAATCAAGGCATCAAATGATGATACTGACCCCgtttatataaaattttatgaCAATAAGGAGTCAAGAACATGTATCTTTGAACTGACTGATAAAGGCAAAATGGAAAGCTTTGTACAGCACTATAATAACCATCAGCTGGACGATGCACTGCTACAGGTGGAAATCTTTGAGCAACATAGGAAACCAAATAGACCGAAGTCGCATGGCTCATACGGTAGTCACTACAATCGCAGTCAACATGGTCGTCCTAGCAATAGTGGTAGGAGAGGAGTGGCTAATaaaaccaaagaaaaacCGAAAAGTATCGAAGATCTTGATGCTGAATTGGATGCATACATGAAGAGTTAA